Sequence from the Malaciobacter pacificus genome:
CACCCATATTTGATGAGATCGTTAAATATTCCGTGTCAAAGTAATTCTGATAGGAGAAATCCTATCACACCTGAACTTAAATTTTAAGTTCGCTATCCAATCTACCCTCGAAAAATATTGCCAATTGTGAAAGTGTTAAGTTCCAATTCCACATTGGCATATTCCATTTTTTAGTGGCATTTTTCATTCCCATATAAAGCAGTTTTAATAGGCTGTTCTCATTTGGAAATGCACCTTTTGTTTTGGTAAGTTTCCTAAATTGTCTATGTACAGATTCAATAATATTTGTTGTGTATATTACTTTTCTAATCTCTGGTGGATATTTAAAATAAACAGATAGATTTTCCCATTTATTATTCCAAGATTGTAAAACTATTGGATATAGTTTTCCCCATTTTTCATCTAAAGCTAAAAGTGCATCTTCTGCTGCTTCTTTTGAAACAGCTTGATAAACTGGTTTTAAATCTTTCATAAACTCTTTATGGTTCTTAGAAGCCACATATCTTATTGAATTTCTAATTTGATGAATAATACACAGTTGTACTTCAGTTTTTGGAAATATAGTTTTTATAGCTTCAGGAAATCCTTTTAATCCATCAACAGAAGCAATTAAAATATCTTGTAATCCTCTATTGTTTAAATCAGTTAAAACACTAAGCCAGAAGTTTGCTCCTTCACTTTCTGAAAGGTAAAGTCCTAATATATCTTTTTTACCTTCCATATTTACACCTAAAACTGTGTAAACAGCTTTTGATACATATTTACCACCATCTTTAATTTTATAATGTATTGCATCTAACCATACAAATGGATAGATTGAATCTAATGGTCTTGTTTGCCAAGCTTTAACTTTATCAATTATTTTATCTGTAATAGCACTAATTGTTGCAGTTGAAATAGATACTTGATATATTTCTTCAATATGAGACGATATATCACTGTAGCTCATTCCTAAGCCATACATTGAAAGGATTTTATCTTCTATTTCATTTGAAATTGTAGTTTGATGTTTTTTTACTATTTGAGGTTCAAATGTTCCATTTCTATCTCTTGGAGTTTCAAGTTCAAAAGAACCATCAGATAAACCTTTAATAGTTTTTTTATTTACACCATTCTTTCTATTTCTTTTTCCTGAAAGAACATCATTAGCAATATGTGATTCAACTTCTGCTTCAAGTGCAGCTTCTGTTAGTTGTTTGATAAGAGGAGCTAAAAGTCCATCTTTACCAGTAAGATTTTTACCATTTTTAAATTTTTCTAAAACTTCATTGAAGTCAAAGTTAATTCTCTCTTCCATTGTCAATCCTTGATATTATTTTATCAGATTGACACGGAATTTCTAACACTCCCTATTTGATTCATTTTCATAAATAAACTCTTCATTATATACATTTATTTCCCCATGAAATTGCTTTGTTATAATCTGATGAGTCATATATAAACCTAATCCTGTACCAACTGATTGGTGCTTTGTTGTAAAATAAGGTTCAAATATCTTTTCCATAAGATCTTTTTTTATCCCTCCAGCATTATCTTTTAGTAAAATTGAGATTCTATTTTCATTTTTTTCTAAAGATACATAAAACAGTTTAGCATTTTGATTTTGTTCTTTTAAAGCATCAATTGCATTATTATAAATATTTATCAAAGCTTGAATAAGTAGATTTTCGTTTCCTTCTATGTAAATATCATCTTTTATATCTTTTTTTACGATGATAAAATTATTATTAAAAGAATCAATTGTTAAATCTTCAACTTTTAATAATGTCTTTTTTAAGTTAAACTCTTTTCTATCAGATATATCTCCCCTAAAAAAGTTTCTAAAATCATCGATTGTTTTTGATAAGTGTTGCGTGTGTTCATTTATTTTATCTAAAGTTGGAATTATATCCTCTTTAGATATTTTATTGCCAATTTCAAGTGTAAATTTAAGTCCCGTAGATGCAGTTGATATTACAGAAAGTGGTTGTCTCCATTGATGAGCAATATTTCCAATCATTTCACCTACAGCAGAAGTCCTAGCTTGTTGTAATAGCATCTTTTCTTGTTGTTTTTGAATTGTAATATCTGAAAAAATACCTATATAGTTCTCTATTTCATTGTTTGAGTTTCTAATTATATTGATTGATAATAACTCTTCATATAGGTTACCATTTTTATCTTTATTGATTATTTCACCTACCCAAAACCCATTTTCTATTAAATTTTTCCACATATTTTCATAAAAAATTTTATCTTGTTTATTTGATTTTAATATTGATGGATTTTCTCCAAGAATCTCTTTTAAACTATAACCTGTAGTTTTAGTAAAAGCAGGATTTATATTTATTATTTGATTTTTCTTATTTGTTATCATAATTCCATCACGTGTATTTTCAAATACTAATAAAGCCTGCTTTATACTTTTCTCATATAACTTATTAGCATTTATATCTTGAATTACCGAAATAAAATAGTTTGGTTCACCATTCTCTTTTAAAATAAGTGTCACTGTTAGCTTTATCCATACTAAAGAGTTATCTTTTTTTATGTATCTCTTTTCCATTTCATAAGAGTCAATCTCTTTTTGTATCATTTTACTAACATATGTTAAATCTTCATCTAAATCTTTATAGTAAGTTATATCTTGAAAAGTTGATTTTAAAAGCTCATCTTTTTCATAACCTAATATTTGACACAATTTATCATTAACTTCTAACCAGTGACCATCTAATGAAACTCTTGCAATCCCAACTCCTGAATGATGAAAAAACTTCTTTAGTTTAGCTTCACTTTCTCTTATTTTTATATCTTTATTTTTTTGTTCTGTAATGTCGCTAAAAACACCTATATAGTTAAGAATACTATTATTTTTATCATAAATTGTATTTATTGTAAGCCACTCAGTATATAAAATTCCATTTTTATCTTTATTTGTTACTTCTCCTTCCCAGTGACCTGCTGTTCTTATTTTTTCCCACATATTTTCATAAAATTTTTTTGAATGTATACTTGATTTTAATATACTAGTCTTGATACCTAGTATCTCTTCTTTTGTATAACCAGTAATTTTTGTAAAAGCATTATTAACATCTATTATTTTTGTATCTTTATTTGTAATTATAATACCATCATGAGTATTACTAAAAACAGAATAAGCTTGT
This genomic interval carries:
- a CDS encoding PAS domain S-box protein; amino-acid sequence: MEFASGSIVKALSLFKEEAENNYIKISKLNAKAFSKELNQDLSNIEQIINNIHSIIDISMPLTSINRRLVDMQKNYPQIRSINILKNDTIIYSSNLENINLVIKNLNLFPNPIFEENILKISTPWIGRDFINGDDVYTNEEKISKNETFFIPISKTILSKNSDYNVVINLNNDYFINRFLNSIDSDYVTFELIRLDGILLLSTDDSKIIGTKIKEQDLLEKTFEKNEITKVDTIDGKKYILTYTLTDNFPITLAVKFDYEKSMSNWNKKEYEFFIITIMTIIITIIVSLYLFYLYNKGKENEIILHKKQSQEQEKFKLLFEDSHFLAAVLDERGKIIDINKTALIFLNQNINEVKEKNIWDLKCWRDAEKVFFKNSFLIGPLKKDISKEIIALNSNNEEAIIDLNIYTISKNNEHNYIIIGQDITQRKNREKKLKQAYSVFSNTHDGIIITNKDTKIIDVNNAFTKITGYTKEEILGIKTSILKSSIHSKKFYENMWEKIRTAGHWEGEVTNKDKNGILYTEWLTINTIYDKNNSILNYIGVFSDITEQKNKDIKIRESEAKLKKFFHHSGVGIARVSLDGHWLEVNDKLCQILGYEKDELLKSTFQDITYYKDLDEDLTYVSKMIQKEIDSYEMEKRYIKKDNSLVWIKLTVTLILKENGEPNYFISVIQDINANKLYEKSIKQALLVFENTRDGIMITNKKNQIININPAFTKTTGYSLKEILGENPSILKSNKQDKIFYENMWKNLIENGFWVGEIINKDKNGNLYEELLSINIIRNSNNEIENYIGIFSDITIQKQQEKMLLQQARTSAVGEMIGNIAHQWRQPLSVISTASTGLKFTLEIGNKISKEDIIPTLDKINEHTQHLSKTIDDFRNFFRGDISDRKEFNLKKTLLKVEDLTIDSFNNNFIIVKKDIKDDIYIEGNENLLIQALINIYNNAIDALKEQNQNAKLFYVSLEKNENRISILLKDNAGGIKKDLMEKIFEPYFTTKHQSVGTGLGLYMTHQIITKQFHGEINVYNEEFIYENESNREC
- a CDS encoding IS256 family transposase, with product MEERINFDFNEVLEKFKNGKNLTGKDGLLAPLIKQLTEAALEAEVESHIANDVLSGKRNRKNGVNKKTIKGLSDGSFELETPRDRNGTFEPQIVKKHQTTISNEIEDKILSMYGLGMSYSDISSHIEEIYQVSISTATISAITDKIIDKVKAWQTRPLDSIYPFVWLDAIHYKIKDGGKYVSKAVYTVLGVNMEGKKDILGLYLSESEGANFWLSVLTDLNNRGLQDILIASVDGLKGFPEAIKTIFPKTEVQLCIIHQIRNSIRYVASKNHKEFMKDLKPVYQAVSKEAAEDALLALDEKWGKLYPIVLQSWNNKWENLSVYFKYPPEIRKVIYTTNIIESVHRQFRKLTKTKGAFPNENSLLKLLYMGMKNATKKWNMPMWNWNLTLSQLAIFFEGRLDSELKI